In Chloroflexota bacterium, the following are encoded in one genomic region:
- a CDS encoding ABC transporter ATP-binding protein, translating to MGTILKTREVTKRFGGLVAVNSFDVDIEEYSISSVIGPNGAGKTTFFNCITGFYVPEEGVIDFNGHIIQGLSTDRITRFGIARTYQNIRLFSNMTAIENILVGQHPHLKTPWLTALFKTPGFLKEEQAALDEAQRLLNFVGLKGLGDHTAHNLPYGAQRRLEIARALASKPKLLLLDEPTAGMNPNESADMMRFIRYLRDELEVTILLIEHDMRVVMGISEQISVMDFGQKIAEGTPEDIQRNPRVIEAYLGRGAAAGLELEISSEAA from the coding sequence ATGGGAACAATTCTTAAAACTCGAGAAGTCACAAAACGCTTTGGTGGTCTAGTCGCAGTCAATAGTTTCGATGTTGACATTGAAGAATACTCGATTTCCAGCGTAATTGGCCCCAACGGAGCCGGGAAAACAACCTTCTTTAACTGCATTACTGGCTTCTATGTCCCGGAAGAAGGTGTAATCGACTTCAACGGGCATATCATACAAGGTCTTTCAACTGACCGGATCACGCGCTTCGGGATTGCCCGCACCTATCAGAATATTCGCTTGTTCTCAAATATGACAGCCATCGAGAATATCCTGGTAGGTCAACATCCGCACCTGAAAACCCCCTGGCTGACAGCGCTTTTCAAAACTCCAGGGTTTCTCAAAGAAGAACAAGCCGCCCTCGACGAAGCCCAACGCTTGTTGAACTTTGTCGGATTAAAAGGCCTGGGCGACCATACTGCACATAACCTGCCCTACGGCGCTCAACGCCGCTTGGAAATTGCCCGCGCGCTGGCAAGTAAACCCAAGCTGCTGCTTTTGGATGAACCTACCGCGGGGATGAATCCAAACGAATCGGCTGACATGATGCGTTTCATCCGTTACTTGCGTGACGAACTGGAAGTCACGATCTTGCTAATTGAGCACGATATGCGTGTCGTGATGGGCATCAGCGAACAAATTAGTGTGATGGACTTTGGACAAAAAATCGCTGAGGGCACCCCGGAAGATATCCAACGCAACCCGCGCGTGATCGAGGCCTATTTGGGTCGTGGTGCTGCTGCGGGGCTAGAACTCGAAATCAGCTCCGAGGCAGCCTAA